One window of Vibrio sinaloensis genomic DNA carries:
- the rfaD gene encoding ADP-glyceromanno-heptose 6-epimerase, which translates to MIIVTGGAGMIGSNIIKALNEQGINDILVVDNLKNGKKFQNLVDLDIADYMDRDDFLTQIMAGDDFGPIEAVFHEGACSATTEWDGKYMMLNNYEYSKELLHYCLDREIPFLYASSAATYGETDKFIEEQQYEGALNVYGYSKQQFDNYVRRIWQDAEEHGEKLSQVTGFRYFNVYGPREQHKGSMASVAFHLNNQMNAGENPKLFAGSEHFKRDFVYVGDVAAVNLWFKQNGVSGIFNLGTGNAESFEEVAKSVIAYHGKGEVETIPFPDHLKGAYQEYTQADLTKLRAAGCDHQFKTVADGVAEYMSLINK; encoded by the coding sequence ATGATCATCGTAACTGGCGGTGCTGGCATGATTGGCAGCAACATCATCAAAGCACTTAACGAGCAAGGCATTAATGACATTTTAGTTGTCGATAACCTTAAAAATGGTAAAAAGTTTCAAAATCTTGTTGATCTTGATATCGCTGATTACATGGACCGTGATGATTTCCTGACTCAAATCATGGCAGGGGACGACTTTGGCCCTATCGAAGCCGTTTTTCATGAAGGTGCCTGCTCTGCTACCACGGAGTGGGATGGTAAGTACATGATGCTCAACAACTACGAGTATTCCAAAGAGTTGCTTCACTACTGCTTAGATCGTGAAATCCCTTTCCTATACGCTTCTTCTGCCGCAACCTATGGCGAAACCGACAAGTTTATTGAAGAGCAGCAATACGAGGGTGCGCTCAACGTTTACGGCTACTCGAAACAGCAGTTCGATAACTATGTACGCCGCATTTGGCAAGACGCCGAAGAGCACGGCGAAAAACTGTCTCAAGTCACAGGATTCCGTTACTTCAACGTTTACGGCCCGCGCGAGCAGCATAAAGGCTCGATGGCTTCGGTCGCATTCCACCTCAATAATCAAATGAATGCAGGCGAAAACCCTAAGTTGTTTGCCGGTAGCGAGCACTTTAAGCGCGATTTTGTATACGTCGGCGATGTTGCCGCAGTGAACCTTTGGTTTAAGCAAAATGGCGTATCAGGTATTTTTAACCTAGGTACAGGTAACGCCGAGTCTTTTGAAGAGGTGGCCAAATCAGTGATTGCTTATCATGGCAAGGGGGAAGTAGAAACAATTCCGTTCCCTGACCACTTAAAAGGCGCATACCAAGAATATACTCAGGCCGATCTGACTAAGCTACGTGCAGCGGGTTGTGATCACCAGTTCAAAACGGTCGCTGACGGTGTGGCCGAGTATATGTCGCTCATCAATAAGTAG
- a CDS encoding 6-phosphogluconolactonase gives MEVYNDACKVELVSSESKEEAIEKISKDLAMFLKEKLNEINEVNIYVSGGNTPLLIYEKLLLNQDFVTYASRCRFIMVDERYLDFIDKNNNSGQCWRHFVRNVNCLEYIYPKTNFSLKESVLDWDDKLKILYNKTIHLSILGTASDGHVASVFPMSEVLVQGDYCFSCHVPKVGERLSLTMDALNKSEEHWVIALGKEKESIAEMAKENNNSKMPIFQLSSKKSIKWYVSKN, from the coding sequence ATGGAAGTCTATAACGATGCTTGTAAAGTAGAGTTAGTCTCTAGCGAGAGCAAAGAAGAAGCTATCGAAAAAATCTCTAAAGACTTAGCTATGTTTCTAAAAGAAAAACTGAATGAGATAAATGAGGTTAATATATATGTTAGTGGTGGTAATACTCCATTACTTATATATGAGAAACTATTATTAAATCAAGATTTCGTCACTTATGCTAGCAGATGTAGATTCATTATGGTTGATGAAAGGTATCTAGATTTCATAGACAAGAATAATAATTCTGGCCAATGTTGGAGACACTTTGTTAGGAATGTTAATTGCCTTGAGTATATATATCCTAAAACAAATTTTAGCCTGAAAGAAAGTGTTCTTGATTGGGATGATAAATTAAAAATTTTATATAATAAAACAATACATTTATCTATATTAGGTACCGCATCTGACGGCCATGTGGCTTCTGTGTTTCCTATGAGTGAAGTGCTCGTGCAAGGAGATTACTGTTTTTCTTGTCACGTTCCTAAGGTAGGAGAGAGACTATCTCTAACTATGGATGCACTCAATAAAAGTGAAGAGCATTGGGTTATTGCTTTAGGTAAAGAAAAAGAGAGCATCGCTGAGATGGCAAAAGAGAATAACAATTCTAAAATGCCTATATTTCAGCTTTCATCAAAGAAGAGCATTAAGTGGTATGTTAGTAAAAACTAA
- a CDS encoding HpcH/HpaI aldolase family protein, with protein sequence MNYKSEVKKKLSNGEVVLGTWLTIGHNAIAEIMSSSGFDWIAVDLEHTTISIETAGELIRTIDLCGSSPLVRLTSNNENQIKRVMDAGAHGIIVPSVNTPEEAERAVKAVKYAPLGNRGVGLGRAQEYGRTFKEHYEWQKTQPLVIVQIENIFAVKHLEDILTTDGVDGFMVGPYDLSCSMGIPGQFEAPEFEKVLAQIEKVGLQVGCPSGYHLVEPDCEKLKGLCRQGYNFIAYSVDFKLLNDGLGRGVTSFKEELNK encoded by the coding sequence TTGAACTATAAATCTGAAGTAAAGAAAAAATTATCAAATGGTGAGGTTGTTTTAGGAACATGGCTTACCATTGGGCATAACGCTATAGCGGAAATTATGTCTAGCTCTGGTTTTGACTGGATTGCTGTCGATTTAGAACACACGACAATCTCAATAGAAACTGCGGGGGAGCTTATCCGTACTATTGACTTATGTGGTAGCTCCCCCCTTGTCAGATTAACATCGAATAATGAAAATCAGATTAAGCGTGTTATGGACGCAGGCGCTCATGGTATCATTGTTCCTTCTGTTAATACTCCAGAAGAAGCTGAGCGAGCTGTAAAAGCCGTTAAGTACGCCCCACTTGGTAACAGGGGAGTTGGCTTGGGAAGAGCTCAAGAATATGGAAGAACCTTCAAAGAACACTATGAATGGCAGAAAACTCAACCATTGGTGATTGTTCAGATTGAGAATATCTTTGCGGTAAAACACTTGGAAGATATTCTGACTACTGACGGGGTTGATGGGTTTATGGTGGGCCCTTATGATTTATCTTGTTCAATGGGGATCCCTGGACAATTTGAAGCTCCTGAATTCGAAAAAGTACTTGCTCAAATTGAAAAGGTTGGTCTACAGGTTGGCTGCCCTTCAGGTTATCACCTTGTAGAACCGGACTGTGAGAAGCTGAAAGGCTTGTGTCGTCAAGGTTACAACTTCATTGCTTACAGTGTGGATTTTAAACTATTAAATGACGGGTTGGGCAGAGGTGTAACATCATTTAAAGAGGAATTGAATAAATGA
- a CDS encoding 3-deoxy-manno-octulosonate cytidylyltransferase: MTTIAIIPSRMGSTRFPGKPLEKINGIPMVGHCYFRTKMCRNIDRVYVATCDQEIADYVSSIGGDFVMTSPSHDRATDRTAEAITKLEVEIGTIDTIIMVQGDEPLLNPLDIESLTDSLIKNDSVSIANLMSEIDSQDAFESYNNVKVVCDSNNDALYLSREPIPSCWKGSSGVPRYNQIGIIGFKKEALLRFNSQEQTTLEAIESIDMNRVLENGGKIRMIPSKNKYIGVDTPEEALEVDKLLKTDVFFEKYR; encoded by the coding sequence ATGACTACGATAGCTATTATACCTTCTAGAATGGGCTCGACTCGTTTCCCTGGTAAACCATTGGAAAAAATAAATGGTATTCCTATGGTTGGGCATTGTTATTTTCGAACCAAGATGTGTCGCAACATTGACCGGGTTTACGTAGCAACATGTGATCAAGAAATCGCAGACTATGTATCTAGCATCGGAGGTGACTTTGTAATGACTTCACCTTCTCACGATAGAGCAACAGATCGTACTGCTGAAGCGATTACAAAGTTAGAAGTTGAGATCGGTACTATTGATACCATCATCATGGTACAAGGAGACGAACCGTTACTTAATCCGCTTGACATAGAATCTCTTACCGACTCGTTGATCAAAAATGATTCTGTATCTATTGCAAATCTTATGTCAGAGATTGATAGTCAAGATGCATTTGAAAGTTACAATAATGTAAAAGTAGTCTGTGATTCCAATAACGATGCTTTATATTTATCTCGTGAACCTATTCCATCTTGTTGGAAAGGGAGCAGCGGTGTTCCTAGGTACAATCAAATTGGTATTATTGGCTTCAAAAAAGAAGCACTACTTAGGTTTAATAGCCAGGAGCAAACGACTCTCGAAGCTATTGAGTCGATAGATATGAATCGTGTCCTAGAAAACGGTGGAAAGATTCGCATGATACCGAGCAAGAATAAGTATATAGGTGTCGATACTCCTGAAGAAGCTCTAGAAGTTGATAAACTTCTTAAAACGGATGTTTTTTTTGAGAAGTATCGATAA
- a CDS encoding class I SAM-dependent methyltransferase yields the protein MKENDIRPKELMENYILLSEQDITTCFNSGVKVDFNCVACGHHHVRKEFDKCGFSYSTCKNCSTLFLTPRPEFSEFTHFYSNSKSAKYWAEVFFPAVAEKRRDTIFKPRVEKLMQLCQAANAEMKNVIEVGSGYGIFLEEWTKVNPDSEVIAIEPSENLAQECRNKGFKVIESMAEDVEGYDGHADLVVCFEVLEHVYEPLEFIKTLTKFVKPGGHLFISTLSASGFDIQTLWDKSNSISPPHHINFLSIEGFQMLFERAGLHSIEITTPGVLDVDIVKNKLLDLGPDFAVDKFTRTIVDDSELSKRFQTFLIENKLSSHAWVLGKK from the coding sequence ATGAAAGAGAATGATATTAGACCTAAAGAGCTGATGGAAAACTATATCCTTCTTAGTGAGCAAGATATCACTACATGCTTTAACTCAGGCGTGAAAGTCGATTTTAATTGCGTTGCCTGTGGACATCATCATGTTAGAAAAGAATTTGATAAATGTGGTTTTTCTTATTCGACGTGTAAAAATTGTTCGACACTTTTTTTAACACCACGGCCAGAGTTTTCAGAATTTACTCATTTTTATTCAAACTCTAAGTCGGCAAAATATTGGGCCGAAGTGTTTTTTCCTGCTGTTGCTGAAAAGAGAAGGGATACGATATTTAAACCTCGAGTAGAGAAACTGATGCAATTGTGCCAAGCTGCAAATGCTGAAATGAAAAATGTTATAGAGGTTGGTTCTGGCTACGGAATTTTTTTGGAAGAGTGGACCAAAGTTAATCCAGACTCTGAAGTGATCGCTATAGAGCCTTCAGAGAACTTGGCGCAGGAATGCAGAAATAAAGGCTTCAAAGTCATTGAAAGTATGGCTGAGGATGTCGAAGGTTATGATGGTCACGCTGATTTGGTCGTATGCTTTGAGGTTCTAGAGCATGTTTATGAACCACTTGAATTCATCAAGACCTTAACAAAATTTGTTAAGCCGGGGGGACACCTGTTTATTAGCACACTTAGTGCTAGCGGCTTTGATATTCAAACACTTTGGGACAAGTCTAATAGCATATCGCCACCTCACCATATTAACTTTTTATCTATTGAAGGATTTCAGATGTTATTTGAGCGAGCAGGTTTGCACAGCATAGAAATCACTACCCCTGGTGTTTTAGATGTAGATATAGTGAAGAATAAACTCTTGGACCTTGGTCCTGACTTTGCTGTGGATAAGTTCACTCGCACTATTGTTGATGACTCTGAATTATCAAAACGTTTTCAAACTTTTCTAATCGAAAATAAATTGAGCTCTCACGCTTGGGTACTGGGGAAAAAATAA
- a CDS encoding Gfo/Idh/MocA family protein gives MLKVGIAGFGVVGKRRKACVDKHTGMELIAVCDKNIENEESKLETNINCYSTYQELLQEDLDILIVCMTNEIAPEVTIAGLNKGMHVFCEKPPGRTVEDIECVIEAETKHSNLKLMYGFNHRYHDAVQDALKLVRSKELGNIINLRGVYGKSQLITFNQPDWRTKREIAGGGVLLDQGIHMVDLMRLFAGEFTEIHSYISNSHWGYDVEDNAYALMKTEDGIVGMLNSSATQWRHKFHLEITLEKGSVIMGGILSGSKSYGAETLCVVKADPDNDMGDPIEVITRYNKDPSWEKEIAYFYDCVHNDKKVETGSSSDALNTMKLVYGIYKADKVWKQKYNL, from the coding sequence ATGTTAAAAGTTGGTATAGCAGGATTTGGTGTTGTTGGCAAAAGACGAAAGGCTTGTGTTGATAAGCATACAGGTATGGAGTTAATAGCAGTTTGTGATAAAAATATCGAAAATGAAGAGAGCAAATTAGAGACTAATATTAATTGTTATTCAACTTATCAAGAGTTACTCCAAGAGGATTTGGACATTTTGATCGTTTGCATGACAAATGAAATTGCTCCTGAAGTTACTATTGCAGGCTTAAACAAAGGTATGCACGTATTCTGCGAGAAACCACCTGGTCGCACAGTTGAAGATATCGAATGTGTCATTGAAGCAGAAACTAAGCATTCAAATTTAAAGTTAATGTATGGCTTTAATCATCGTTACCATGATGCCGTGCAGGACGCACTGAAACTCGTTCGTTCCAAAGAACTTGGTAATATTATCAATCTTCGCGGTGTTTATGGAAAGTCACAGTTGATTACTTTTAATCAACCTGACTGGAGAACTAAGCGTGAAATAGCAGGTGGTGGAGTCCTACTGGATCAGGGTATTCATATGGTGGACTTAATGAGGCTATTTGCAGGTGAGTTTACGGAAATACACAGCTACATCTCAAATTCTCATTGGGGTTACGATGTTGAAGATAATGCCTATGCGCTTATGAAAACTGAGGATGGCATCGTTGGTATGCTGAATTCTTCCGCTACCCAGTGGAGGCATAAGTTCCATTTAGAAATTACACTCGAAAAAGGAAGTGTTATTATGGGTGGAATTTTATCTGGATCTAAAAGCTATGGAGCTGAAACTCTCTGTGTGGTTAAAGCAGATCCTGATAATGATATGGGTGATCCTATTGAAGTTATTACTCGATACAACAAAGACCCTTCATGGGAGAAAGAAATAGCTTACTTTTATGATTGTGTACACAATGACAAAAAAGTGGAAACGGGCTCATCATCTGATGCGCTCAATACAATGAAGCTTGTGTATGGTATATACAAAGCGGATAAAGTATGGAAACAAAAGTACAACCTTTAG
- a CDS encoding D-sedoheptulose-7-phosphate isomerase, whose amino-acid sequence MNNVDRFYTKDSGDFAKSYIEYMAKVFANIDTKEISAFIETILEARESGNTVFFIGNGGSAATASHFANDIAIGTNDYEKPFRVLSLTDNQAIISAIGNDFGYDEIFSRQLKVLGKPGDVVVAISASGNSLNLLNAFEVAKEMSIKTVALTAFDGGKMKVVADQGIHVPTEPKEYGPAEDAHMMLDHLVGAYLMRVIKS is encoded by the coding sequence ATGAATAATGTAGACAGATTTTATACAAAAGACAGCGGCGATTTTGCAAAATCATATATAGAGTATATGGCAAAGGTTTTTGCAAATATAGATACCAAAGAGATCTCTGCGTTTATCGAAACAATATTAGAAGCGCGTGAAAGTGGTAACACGGTATTCTTTATTGGCAATGGTGGCAGTGCTGCAACAGCATCCCACTTTGCAAATGATATCGCTATTGGTACCAACGACTACGAGAAGCCGTTTAGAGTTCTAAGTTTAACAGATAACCAAGCAATTATTTCTGCTATCGGTAATGACTTTGGATATGACGAGATATTTTCTCGCCAACTGAAGGTTCTTGGTAAACCAGGCGATGTTGTTGTGGCTATATCTGCTTCTGGCAATTCACTGAACCTCCTGAATGCATTTGAAGTTGCAAAAGAGATGTCCATAAAAACTGTCGCATTGACAGCTTTTGATGGCGGAAAAATGAAAGTGGTAGCCGACCAAGGAATACATGTTCCCACTGAACCTAAGGAGTATGGCCCGGCGGAAGATGCCCATATGATGTTGGACCACTTAGTTGGTGCTTACTTGATGAGAGTTATTAAGAGTTAG
- the kdsC gene encoding 3-deoxy-manno-octulosonate-8-phosphatase KdsC, translated as MLKFFSELYKPVSPNVGLCAKNIKLLICDVDGVLSDGRVYLGNHGEELKAFHTKDGFGLRSLMKSGVDIAIITGRESKIVADRMEYLGIDLVYQGVEDKICAYKDITARTNIDPSQICYIGDDLVDLPVMDLVGIKAAVADCHPILKRHANYVTVTNGGFGAVREVCDLILAAKNELGKNIVLSA; from the coding sequence GTGTTAAAGTTTTTTTCTGAATTGTATAAACCAGTCAGCCCGAATGTAGGGTTGTGTGCAAAGAATATTAAACTGTTAATTTGTGATGTTGACGGTGTTTTATCTGATGGAAGAGTGTATTTGGGGAATCATGGAGAAGAACTAAAAGCATTTCATACAAAAGATGGCTTTGGTTTACGCTCTTTAATGAAATCTGGGGTTGATATAGCAATAATTACAGGGCGTGAGTCTAAGATTGTTGCTGATAGAATGGAATACTTAGGGATAGATTTAGTTTACCAAGGGGTTGAGGATAAAATCTGCGCTTATAAGGATATTACTGCTCGAACAAATATAGATCCGAGTCAAATTTGTTATATAGGGGATGACCTTGTTGACTTACCAGTAATGGATTTGGTGGGAATTAAAGCGGCTGTGGCCGATTGTCATCCAATATTAAAACGTCATGCAAATTATGTGACGGTAACAAATGGCGGTTTTGGGGCAGTTAGGGAAGTGTGTGATCTTATATTAGCTGCAAAGAATGAGCTAGGAAAAAATATAGTGCTTAGTGCTTAG
- a CDS encoding phosphoglycerate dehydrogenase: MKNKTLIGVTSRSFSANSALRKTLLERYENVKFNDAGERLSGKSLVDFLAGCEKAITALEPINEETLSQLPDLKVLSKYGVGIDMIDLSALKKHGVRFGWTKGVNKRAVSELALTFAITLLRKIDQSTRDVKAGVWTQTQGRLLSGKTVGVIGCGNIGQDLIKLLVPFGCNVLAYDIENDEEFYSKHQVTATHLDTLLQESDVVTLHVPLDETTRNMISSDELSMMKEGSILLNTARGGVVDEVALLAALKDKSIGAAGFDVLCVEPPVDNPLVALDNFYITSHIGGGATEAILAMGMAAIDGLDNNNLLD; the protein is encoded by the coding sequence GTGAAAAATAAGACTTTAATTGGTGTTACGTCAAGGTCGTTTTCTGCAAATAGTGCTTTAAGAAAAACATTATTGGAACGATATGAAAACGTAAAGTTTAATGATGCTGGCGAGCGACTATCTGGAAAATCGTTAGTAGATTTTCTTGCTGGCTGTGAAAAAGCGATCACTGCACTAGAACCAATAAATGAAGAAACCCTAAGCCAGCTTCCAGACTTAAAGGTGTTGTCCAAATATGGTGTTGGTATCGACATGATAGATTTGAGCGCCCTTAAGAAACACGGAGTCAGGTTTGGTTGGACTAAAGGTGTCAACAAACGTGCGGTTTCAGAGCTCGCTTTAACTTTTGCGATCACGCTACTCAGGAAAATTGACCAATCTACGAGAGATGTAAAAGCGGGAGTCTGGACGCAAACCCAAGGTAGGTTGCTATCAGGAAAGACAGTAGGTGTTATCGGATGTGGTAACATTGGTCAGGATTTGATTAAGTTATTGGTACCTTTTGGTTGTAACGTGCTCGCTTATGATATTGAAAACGATGAAGAGTTCTATTCAAAGCATCAAGTTACAGCTACTCATCTTGATACACTATTACAAGAATCAGATGTCGTAACACTCCATGTCCCGTTGGATGAGACGACAAGAAATATGATTTCATCAGATGAGTTATCCATGATGAAAGAAGGCAGTATCCTACTCAACACCGCGCGTGGTGGAGTGGTGGATGAAGTGGCACTACTGGCAGCGCTTAAGGACAAAAGTATTGGTGCAGCTGGATTTGATGTCCTTTGTGTTGAACCTCCAGTAGACAATCCACTTGTCGCTCTGGATAACTTTTACATTACTTCTCATATTGGTGGTGGAGCGACAGAGGCGATACTCGCGATGGGAATGGCCGCCATAGACGGGTTGGATAACAACAATTTGTTGGATTAA
- a CDS encoding acyltransferase produces MKSFLNSILRWFVKVTYRAVTGMARQYDIKVQPRLQAHGKHKIILASPELAKDQIPASVYFNTASGDIIVGSNTVFGEDVKLLTGKHLSRLEALEQGKSLHDVPNDGRSIVIGKDCYIGSSAVIIGPVQIGDGAVVGAGSIVTKNIEGDCFYAGNPARKIKSLVKDEQ; encoded by the coding sequence ATGAAAAGTTTTTTAAACTCTATCTTGAGATGGTTTGTAAAAGTGACTTATCGTGCGGTTACTGGGATGGCTCGTCAATATGACATTAAGGTTCAACCTAGGCTACAGGCTCACGGAAAGCACAAGATTATTTTAGCGTCCCCAGAGCTCGCGAAAGATCAGATCCCAGCTTCCGTCTACTTCAATACGGCGTCAGGGGATATTATTGTCGGAAGTAATACGGTCTTCGGCGAAGATGTGAAGCTATTGACCGGCAAACATTTAAGCCGATTGGAAGCGCTTGAGCAAGGAAAGTCGTTGCATGATGTCCCAAATGACGGCCGAAGTATTGTTATTGGTAAGGATTGTTATATTGGGAGTTCTGCAGTGATTATCGGCCCCGTTCAGATCGGTGATGGTGCAGTCGTAGGTGCAGGCAGCATTGTGACCAAAAATATTGAGGGTGATTGTTTTTATGCAGGAAACCCGGCTAGAAAAATCAAAAGTTTAGTAAAAGATGAACAATAA
- a CDS encoding sulfotransferase domain-containing protein, which yields MNNNAKNLCFLDLSGYMFSGKAAYSDLLREFDCIRVPNVRTEFDFLRMPDGLNDLHRALNPWSPISADIALRKFEQLIAKLSNDPKGLMRLFQHRYGYSDRFVNFKQESERFIEDITSVAWDMPWPYTLHQVSSLYLAFLKIRSRLTRTTTFPNVHYRMVDKTTFHQKVKDYLFRLYSQGVPSDISVVVEHNAFEPYCPEQSIMLFHNAKSIIVDRDVRDIYMTGKTFSNGFNDNVELYSKISGAFDLDVFIKKQRTMRKNVDQSENQNNVLRLNFEDLVLNYSETLACVMDFLELTSSSHTRRLEHFSPEKSKANVRMWDSKDPDIKRIEHELSDLCYLD from the coding sequence ATGAACAATAACGCCAAGAACTTGTGCTTTTTAGACTTATCTGGATACATGTTTTCTGGAAAAGCCGCTTATTCAGATTTACTGCGAGAGTTTGATTGTATTCGTGTCCCGAATGTTCGGACTGAATTCGATTTTTTACGTATGCCAGATGGGTTGAATGATCTCCATAGAGCTCTGAACCCTTGGTCACCAATATCTGCAGATATTGCTCTAAGAAAATTTGAACAACTTATTGCTAAGCTTTCAAATGATCCAAAGGGCTTGATGAGGTTATTTCAACATCGCTATGGCTATAGCGACAGGTTTGTCAACTTTAAACAAGAGTCAGAACGCTTTATTGAAGATATTACGTCAGTCGCATGGGACATGCCTTGGCCGTATACACTTCATCAAGTCTCTAGCCTATATTTAGCATTCCTAAAAATACGCTCTCGACTTACTCGAACAACAACGTTTCCAAATGTTCATTATAGAATGGTAGATAAAACAACTTTCCATCAAAAAGTGAAGGATTACTTGTTTAGGTTGTATTCTCAGGGCGTGCCATCGGACATTAGCGTTGTTGTTGAGCATAATGCCTTTGAACCTTATTGTCCTGAGCAATCCATCATGTTATTCCATAACGCCAAGTCGATTATTGTTGATAGAGATGTACGCGATATCTACATGACAGGTAAAACGTTTTCGAATGGATTCAATGATAATGTCGAACTTTATTCTAAGATATCCGGCGCTTTTGACTTAGATGTTTTCATAAAGAAACAAAGAACGATGAGAAAAAATGTCGATCAGTCTGAAAATCAAAATAACGTCTTGAGGCTAAACTTTGAAGACCTGGTTCTAAACTACTCGGAAACGCTTGCATGTGTGATGGATTTCTTGGAGCTGACCTCTTCGAGCCACACACGTCGGCTTGAGCACTTTTCTCCGGAAAAATCTAAAGCAAACGTAAGAATGTGGGATAGTAAAGATCCTGATATCAAGAGAATTGAGCATGAACTGAGTGATTTATGCTATTTAGATTGA